Proteins found in one Arachis stenosperma cultivar V10309 chromosome 8, arast.V10309.gnm1.PFL2, whole genome shotgun sequence genomic segment:
- the LOC130944249 gene encoding transcription factor TGA2.2: MVYLQSDRGALVPVASDSSDRSKDKTDQKSLRRLAQNREAARKSRLRKKAYVQQLESSRLKLTQLEQELQRARQQGIFISSSGDQAHSMSGNGAMQFDAEYARWLEEQNRQINELRAAVNSHAGDTELRMIVDGVMAHYDEIFRLKGVAAKADVFHLLSGMWKTPAERCFLWLGGFRSSELLKLLVSQLEPLTEQQLLGITNLQESSQQAEDALSQGMEALQQSLAETLSTGSQNSSGSSGNVANYMGQMAMAMGKLGTLEGFIRQADNLRQQTLQQMHRILTTRQSARALLAIHDYFSRLRALSSLWLARPRD; encoded by the exons ATGGTATATTTGCAGTCTGATAGAGGTGCCCTTGTTCCTGTGGCTTCTGACTCAAGTGACAGATCAAAGGATAAAACCGATCAGAAG AGTCTTCGCAGGCTTGCTCAAAATCGTGAGGCTGCCAGAAAAAGCCGGCTGAGAAAAAAA GCCTATGTGCAACAGCTGGAAAGTAGTCGTTTGAAGCTGACCCAGCTAGAGCAAGAGCTTCAGCGAGCTAGGCAGCAG GGAATCttcatatcaagctcgggtgaTCAAGCGCATTCAATGAGTGGCAATG GAGCAATGCAGTTCGATGCTGAATATGCTAGGTGGCTGGAAGAGCAGAATCGACAAATTAATGAGCTTAGAGCAGCTGTAAATTCACATGCAGGCGATACTGAACTTCGAATGATTGTTGATGGTGTAATGGCACATTATGATGAAATTTTTAGGCTGAAAGGCGTTGCAGCTAAGGCTGATGTTTTCCACTTACTGTCTGGGATGTGGAAAACACCTGCTGAGAGGTGCTTTTTGTGGCTTGGTGGTTTTCGGTCATCTGAACTCCTCAAG CTCCTGGTAAGTCAATTGGAACCTCTCACAGAGCAGCAGCTATTGGGTATTACAAACTTGCAGGAGTCCTCTCAGCAAGCAGAAGATGCATTATCTCAAGGCATGGAAGCATTGCAACAATCCCTTGCTGAGACATTGTCCACCGGATCACAAAATTCATCTGGTTCCTCAGGGAATGTGGCAAATTACATGGGTCAAATGGCAATGGCCATGGGTAAGCTAGGGACTCTTGAGGGGTTTATTCGACAG GCTGACAATCTGCGCCAGCAAACTCTACAGCAAATGCACCGTATTCTAACAACTCGCCAATCAGCTCGTGCACTCCTTGCAATACATGACTACTTTTCCCGGCTGCGTGCCCTTAGTTCACTCTGGCTGGCCCGCCCAAGAGATTAA